A single Pseudomonadota bacterium DNA region contains:
- a CDS encoding MFS transporter gives MKYSTRILLLLVCSWGMVGLERMVIAFVMPGIQQDFKLNYTQVGMVISAFGFAWAIGTWAMGSLSDYIGRRLVIVVLMIFGGICSWLTGIAGTFGILLIIRAVMGFAEGGLAGPASATLAEESPPQSRGRNMGLMTGFFVLIGGALGPILSTGLMTSLGWRPVFFVYAVPAIILGILLFLFMREPASTLAIIKARKDGKTNQKRLDGTGQEVSYWGIFKSRNIILMIFIWTAQMVWLWLFTTFGVMFMIKVHGLPLTAVGIAMTGFGIGAFLGTFILGVVSDRIGRRKANMITLLLGGILGVIFASLGPGTPLVVLFGTILLYSFAASGAGGVSWALITESAGFRFAATAIGIVTGIGELLGGGIFPAIGGGIADRLGIAATLYLTGFILISAGILSFFLKETLTRNKNVLSQ, from the coding sequence ATGAAATATTCTACGCGAATACTTTTGTTGTTGGTTTGCAGTTGGGGGATGGTAGGTCTTGAACGTATGGTTATAGCCTTTGTAATGCCGGGGATCCAGCAGGATTTCAAACTGAACTATACACAAGTAGGAATGGTAATCTCCGCATTCGGTTTTGCATGGGCTATCGGAACCTGGGCTATGGGAAGCCTCTCCGATTATATTGGAAGACGTCTTGTTATTGTCGTTCTTATGATTTTTGGTGGAATATGTAGTTGGTTGACTGGAATTGCAGGGACTTTCGGGATTTTACTGATTATCCGTGCTGTGATGGGATTTGCGGAAGGTGGATTAGCGGGTCCGGCGTCTGCTACACTTGCGGAAGAATCACCGCCGCAAAGCCGGGGAAGAAACATGGGTTTAATGACCGGGTTCTTTGTACTTATCGGCGGCGCTCTTGGACCGATACTTAGTACGGGGCTCATGACATCCCTGGGATGGAGACCTGTGTTTTTTGTTTATGCCGTACCTGCAATAATCCTGGGGATTCTCTTATTCCTATTCATGCGGGAGCCTGCTTCCACATTAGCCATAATAAAAGCCCGGAAAGATGGGAAGACCAATCAGAAAAGACTGGATGGTACGGGACAAGAGGTCAGTTATTGGGGCATCTTTAAGTCACGGAATATTATCTTGATGATCTTTATCTGGACAGCTCAGATGGTTTGGCTCTGGCTCTTTACTACTTTCGGAGTAATGTTCATGATTAAAGTACACGGGTTGCCGCTCACCGCCGTAGGTATAGCCATGACCGGTTTTGGTATCGGAGCTTTCCTCGGTACATTTATCCTGGGAGTTGTCTCCGACCGTATCGGACGGAGAAAAGCAAACATGATTACCCTATTACTGGGTGGAATTCTTGGAGTTATATTTGCCTCTCTCGGTCCAGGGACTCCGTTGGTTGTCCTCTTCGGAACTATCCTTCTGTACTCTTTTGCTGCGTCAGGTGCTGGCGGTGTAAGCTGGGCTCTCATCACTGAGAGCGCCGGATTTCGCTTTGCTGCTACCGCTATCGGTATAGTGACAGGTATCGGGGAACTGTTAGGGGGGGGAATCTTCCCCGCCATAGGAGGAGGCATAGCCGATCGGTTGGGTATAGCTGCGACATTGTATTTAACAGGGTTCATTCTAATTTCTGCCGGAATTCTCAGCTTCTTCTTAAAAGAGACTCTCACCAGGAATAAGAATGTCCTTTCGCAATAA
- a CDS encoding benzoate-CoA ligase family protein codes for MIHGGSAEFFNAADYFIDRNVRQGRGHKIAVYTELRNYTYNDIHKMTNKTANALRELGVRVDDRVIIIMLDVPQFYAIFYGAIKIGAVPIPTNTMLTPEDYEYYLNDSRARVLVVSEQLIPVIAKIKGDLRYLRDMIVISEKEGAFIPFKQKYRHAPETIKTEFTMKDDVGFWLYSSGSTGAPKGAIHSQYDMVAVSESFGQGVLKLTEDDILFSAARLFFAYGLGNSGYLPFSVGASVVLSSQSPKPEGMFQYLEKFRPTIFFGIPTLYGQMLDYKEKQDEEKGATPDPNSNHEFSSVRICVSAGEALPPDIYHRWKKRFGIDIIDGIGTTEMLHIFIANLPGEVKPGSTGKPVPGYELKLVDDNGQDVPMGEIGMLLVKGGSAAQQYWRKREKTKATMQGEWINTGDKYYMDKEGYYFCAGRGDDMLKVGGIWVSPVEVENCIMEHPAVFEVAVTARNDENSLVKPKAWVVLRDGYNASEELEKDIKQLVLDRLAKYKYPRWVEFVSELPKSVTGKIQRFKLR; via the coding sequence ATGATTCATGGAGGTTCGGCAGAATTCTTCAACGCAGCGGATTATTTCATTGACCGGAATGTGCGCCAGGGTCGAGGTCATAAGATTGCCGTCTATACTGAATTACGCAACTACACTTACAATGATATCCATAAAATGACCAACAAAACAGCAAACGCGTTACGCGAACTGGGGGTTCGCGTTGACGACCGCGTCATAATAATCATGCTGGATGTTCCACAGTTTTATGCCATATTCTATGGTGCTATTAAAATAGGGGCTGTACCGATACCTACCAATACAATGCTTACGCCTGAGGATTACGAGTATTACCTGAACGACAGCAGGGCAAGGGTCCTTGTGGTTTCTGAGCAGCTTATCCCTGTTATCGCAAAAATAAAAGGGGATCTCCGTTATCTCCGTGATATGATCGTAATCTCGGAAAAAGAGGGAGCCTTTATACCCTTTAAGCAGAAATACAGACATGCGCCGGAGACCATTAAAACAGAGTTTACGATGAAAGACGATGTCGGCTTCTGGCTTTACAGCTCAGGGTCAACAGGCGCTCCGAAGGGCGCCATACACTCACAATATGATATGGTGGCAGTCTCAGAGTCCTTCGGCCAGGGTGTACTGAAACTGACAGAGGATGACATCCTTTTCTCGGCAGCGCGGCTCTTCTTTGCGTACGGTCTCGGTAATTCGGGATATTTGCCGTTCTCCGTGGGCGCTTCGGTTGTGCTTAGCTCGCAGTCACCTAAACCCGAAGGCATGTTTCAATACCTCGAAAAGTTCCGCCCCACCATTTTCTTCGGCATACCGACACTTTACGGTCAGATGTTGGATTATAAAGAAAAACAGGACGAGGAAAAGGGCGCTACCCCTGATCCTAACTCAAATCATGAATTTTCGTCCGTCCGTATCTGTGTTTCAGCAGGAGAAGCGCTGCCTCCGGATATCTACCATCGCTGGAAAAAACGTTTCGGCATCGACATCATTGACGGTATAGGCACAACAGAGATGCTCCACATTTTTATTGCCAACCTTCCCGGGGAAGTAAAACCTGGTTCTACAGGGAAACCTGTGCCGGGGTATGAACTGAAACTTGTAGACGATAACGGTCAGGACGTTCCTATGGGAGAAATAGGCATGCTCCTCGTCAAAGGAGGGAGCGCTGCCCAGCAGTACTGGAGAAAAAGGGAGAAAACAAAGGCCACCATGCAGGGCGAGTGGATCAATACGGGCGATAAATACTATATGGATAAAGAAGGCTACTACTTCTGTGCGGGCCGTGGCGACGACATGCTGAAGGTGGGCGGCATATGGGTTTCACCTGTTGAAGTTGAGAATTGCATTATGGAGCATCCGGCTGTATTCGAAGTTGCCGTGACAGCCCGGAACGATGAAAATAGCCTCGTAAAACCAAAGGCATGGGTTGTACTAAGAGACGGCTATAATGCATCTGAGGAATTAGAGAAGGATATCAAACAGTTGGTGCTGGACCGCCTGGCTAAATACAAATACCCGCGGTGGGTTGAATTTGTCAGTGAACTCCCGAAAAGCGTAACAGGTAAAATACAGAGGTTTAAACTCCGTTAG
- a CDS encoding alpha-amylase family glycosyl hydrolase has protein sequence MEFHISRKARDRYHFDDSLFSITGNTIFANFHAARIFAQKINRKKDLANFPEQAVKAGQINAMGLIDEILHHVVALYCTQVNPGVIGRSLDWLNQRHGHEKVDKALYAFAEEFPAVAVYRQQITVEAYLNETIANTPNRHLVLEEMLMLWLANMNPAFFPFSELFSDIAIKKETIYLEIISDLKEFLDNEPAFGPDNQNLIDMLRSPAIEVPNSLQGQLEYIREHWGKIVHKFVRRLLSTFDLIKEEEKISFTGPGPSSRFEFTGLELAETERFSPDKEWMPRLILMAKNIYVWLDQLSKKYGHPVTRLDHIPEEELSLLEKQGFTGLWLIGIWERSQVSQKIKQLCGNADAVPSAYSLFDYAIAADLGGEEAYETLKNRAWEKGIRLASDMVPNHVGIHSKWLIEHPDWFISLDYSPFPWYAFNGQDLSPDERVGINIEDHYYNRTDAAVVFKRTDRWTGSEKYVYHGNDGTSMPWNDTAQLNYLNPEVREAMIQAILYVAGKFPVIRFDAAMTLTKKHYQRLWFPEPGSGGAIPTRAEYGLTKGEFNTLMPDEFWREVVDRVAAEAPDTLLLAEAFWLLEGYFVRTLGMHRVYNSAFMNMLRDEDNTGYRAVIKNILEFDPEILRRLVNFMNNPDERTAVDQFGKDNKYFGVCILMATMPGLPMFGHGQIEGFAEKYGMEYRRAYKDEMPDPYLLERHQREIFPLLHRRYLFAGVECFLLFDFFTHSGYVNEDVFAYSNRFENEATLVIYHNKNNTVSGWIKTSASYSVKKGSDSERELVQKNVGDGLAPGTGEGCFIIFRDHISNLEYILENRELHEKGFYIELGPYTCHVFTDFHEVYDNEWRHYSSLTARLGGQGVISIEEELKKILMLLMHNSFRELIDAGTFRKISDIYLEASMQKIKPLPQEFITATAQNIVYFLSEVKKYTNGSCNEKLVADEIAHALEIILQLPALQRNLETTASETYKKALRYIHRRLVKDRDVLHVLCGWLFTHSLGKINKETGYEELSLVWMDELLFRQIMEDTFKNLGFDEENVLQSLAVIKALIVYQHWYGATEEEIKRSFMEHISGDINVRQFIQINNYKDILWFSKEAFEQLLLYMLLIAVINLLADPQKTETERTGEIAGCYSIINQLQLIAEQSGYQVEKMLEILKSQ, from the coding sequence ATGGAATTTCATATATCCCGTAAGGCAAGGGATCGCTACCATTTCGATGACTCCCTTTTTTCCATAACCGGCAATACAATCTTTGCAAATTTTCATGCCGCACGCATATTTGCCCAGAAGATAAACCGTAAAAAAGATCTGGCCAATTTCCCGGAACAGGCTGTTAAAGCAGGACAGATCAATGCAATGGGGCTGATAGACGAGATACTCCATCACGTGGTTGCACTTTATTGCACGCAGGTAAACCCTGGAGTCATCGGGCGATCCCTTGATTGGCTGAACCAAAGACATGGCCATGAAAAGGTGGATAAGGCGCTATATGCTTTTGCTGAAGAGTTTCCGGCTGTCGCCGTATACAGACAGCAAATTACTGTTGAAGCCTATCTCAATGAAACCATAGCCAATACACCTAACCGTCATTTAGTGCTGGAAGAAATGCTCATGCTCTGGCTTGCCAATATGAATCCGGCATTTTTTCCTTTTTCTGAGCTTTTTAGCGATATTGCGATAAAAAAAGAAACAATCTATCTTGAGATCATTTCAGATTTAAAAGAATTCTTAGACAATGAACCGGCCTTCGGCCCTGATAATCAAAATCTGATTGATATGCTTCGCAGCCCGGCAATCGAGGTTCCAAATTCTTTGCAGGGACAGCTTGAATATATCAGGGAACATTGGGGTAAAATCGTACACAAGTTTGTGCGTCGGCTGCTCAGCACATTTGATCTCATAAAAGAAGAGGAAAAGATATCATTTACGGGTCCAGGGCCTTCCAGTCGTTTTGAGTTCACCGGATTGGAACTTGCCGAAACCGAACGCTTCAGTCCTGATAAGGAGTGGATGCCGAGACTGATCCTGATGGCAAAAAATATTTATGTGTGGCTTGATCAGCTTTCGAAAAAGTATGGCCATCCTGTTACCCGCCTCGACCATATCCCGGAAGAAGAGTTGAGCCTTCTGGAAAAACAGGGATTTACAGGTTTATGGCTGATCGGCATCTGGGAGCGCAGTCAGGTTTCACAGAAAATCAAGCAGCTATGCGGCAACGCCGATGCGGTACCTTCTGCATATTCCCTTTTTGACTATGCAATTGCAGCAGACCTGGGAGGGGAAGAGGCCTACGAAACGCTTAAAAACAGGGCATGGGAAAAAGGCATCCGTCTTGCCAGCGATATGGTGCCCAACCATGTCGGTATACATTCAAAATGGTTGATAGAACACCCTGACTGGTTTATCTCGTTAGATTACAGCCCTTTCCCCTGGTATGCTTTTAACGGTCAGGACTTATCACCTGATGAGAGGGTGGGTATCAATATCGAGGATCATTACTATAATCGTACCGATGCAGCAGTTGTATTCAAGCGCACTGACCGGTGGACAGGCAGTGAAAAATACGTGTATCACGGTAATGACGGGACAAGTATGCCGTGGAATGATACGGCACAACTCAATTATCTCAACCCGGAAGTCCGTGAGGCAATGATCCAGGCAATCCTGTATGTTGCAGGAAAATTTCCTGTTATCCGTTTTGATGCAGCAATGACGTTAACAAAAAAACACTATCAGCGTCTCTGGTTTCCTGAGCCGGGTTCGGGCGGGGCCATACCGACACGGGCAGAATACGGTCTAACAAAAGGTGAATTTAATACCCTTATGCCGGATGAGTTCTGGCGTGAAGTGGTAGACAGGGTTGCAGCCGAAGCACCGGACACGCTGCTATTGGCGGAAGCCTTCTGGCTTCTGGAGGGATATTTTGTCCGTACACTCGGTATGCACCGGGTATATAACAGCGCCTTTATGAATATGTTGAGAGATGAAGACAACACCGGGTACCGCGCTGTAATAAAAAATATTCTTGAGTTTGATCCGGAAATCCTGCGGCGACTTGTCAATTTCATGAATAACCCGGATGAACGGACAGCCGTTGATCAGTTTGGAAAAGATAATAAATATTTCGGTGTTTGTATTTTAATGGCAACCATGCCTGGCTTGCCTATGTTCGGCCATGGCCAGATTGAAGGTTTTGCAGAAAAATATGGAATGGAGTACAGACGGGCATACAAGGATGAAATGCCTGATCCATATCTTCTTGAAAGGCACCAGCGCGAAATCTTTCCACTCCTCCACCGGAGATACCTCTTTGCCGGGGTAGAATGCTTCCTTTTATTTGACTTTTTCACACACAGCGGTTACGTCAACGAAGACGTATTTGCATACTCAAACAGGTTTGAAAACGAAGCAACCCTTGTTATTTACCACAATAAAAACAATACCGTGAGCGGGTGGATAAAAACATCTGCATCATATTCTGTCAAAAAAGGGTCTGATAGTGAGCGTGAACTGGTGCAAAAAAACGTAGGCGACGGGCTTGCCCCTGGAACAGGCGAAGGCTGTTTCATAATCTTCCGGGACCATATTTCCAATCTCGAATATATTCTGGAAAACAGGGAACTTCATGAAAAAGGGTTCTACATAGAACTCGGCCCTTACACCTGCCATGTTTTCACTGATTTTCATGAAGTTTACGACAATGAATGGCGTCATTACTCCAGTCTGACTGCACGTCTCGGAGGACAGGGAGTTATAAGTATCGAGGAGGAATTGAAGAAAATACTTATGCTGCTCATGCATAACTCGTTCAGGGAACTGATCGATGCTGGGACATTCCGGAAGATATCGGATATATACCTGGAAGCTTCCATGCAAAAAATAAAACCCCTGCCGCAGGAATTTATCACTGCAACTGCACAAAATATTGTGTATTTTCTCAGCGAAGTCAAAAAATATACCAACGGTTCCTGCAACGAGAAATTGGTTGCCGATGAAATTGCCCATGCCCTTGAAATAATCCTCCAATTACCTGCACTCCAGCGCAACCTTGAGACAACAGCATCGGAAACATATAAAAAGGCTCTCAGATATATCCATCGACGGCTGGTAAAGGATCGGGACGTCTTGCATGTACTGTGCGGCTGGCTATTTACCCACAGTCTGGGAAAGATCAATAAAGAAACCGGTTACGAAGAGTTGAGTCTTGTCTGGATGGATGAGTTGCTTTTCCGGCAGATCATGGAAGATACATTTAAAAATCTCGGATTTGACGAGGAGAATGTTTTGCAGTCCTTAGCAGTGATAAAGGCTCTCATTGTTTATCAGCACTGGTACGGGGCAACAGAGGAAGAAATAAAGCGCTCCTTCATGGAACATATATCAGGCGATATCAACGTCAGACAATTTATACAAATAAACAATTACAAAGATATTCTCTGGTTCAGCAAAGAGGCATTCGAGCAGCTTCTGCTCTATATGCTGCTGATTGCCGTAATCAATCTCCTTGCAGACCCGCAGAAAACAGAAACAGAACGCACCGGAGAAATCGCCGGATGTTACAGCATCATAAATCAATTACAACTTATTGCCGAACAATCAGGATATCAAGTAGAAAAAATGTTGGAGATATTAAAGTCCCAATAG
- a CDS encoding GNAT family N-acetyltransferase, whose protein sequence is MEPVKLRILTLRDLDAVAEIDYSLLGKKRIKYWEQKLERAEISGVPSLAAEIGGRVIGFILGDVSGWEYGIPDNIALIDTLGVAKEYQKKGIAQLLFKEMFSMFRKVGVDTIYVFVDWKKRDLLRFFDKMKFRRGDMINLELKF, encoded by the coding sequence ATGGAACCGGTAAAGTTAAGGATTTTAACATTAAGAGATCTCGATGCAGTTGCAGAGATTGACTATTCTTTGCTGGGTAAGAAAAGAATAAAATACTGGGAACAGAAACTTGAAAGGGCTGAGATTTCCGGTGTGCCTTCACTGGCAGCAGAAATCGGAGGAAGAGTTATCGGTTTTATTCTGGGTGATGTTAGCGGCTGGGAATACGGAATACCGGATAACATAGCATTAATAGACACTCTCGGTGTAGCAAAGGAATACCAGAAAAAGGGGATTGCTCAACTTCTTTTTAAAGAGATGTTTTCTATGTTCAGGAAAGTGGGCGTGGACACCATATATGTATTTGTTGATTGGAAAAAACGGGATCTCCTAAGATTCTTCGACAAAATGAAATTCCGGAGAGGAGATATGATAAATCTGGAATTAAAGTTCTAA
- the smpB gene encoding SsrA-binding protein SmpB, with protein MKTICTNRKAYHEFHIEDKFETGLVLTGTEVKSLREGKANLKDSFAKIRDGELFLVNAHISPYSCGNIYNHEPKRERKLLMHKRELSKLFGKVKERGFTLVPLSMYFNDRNMVKMEIALAKGKTLYDKRESIKRKDEKRVAERELRSR; from the coding sequence ATGAAGACGATATGCACGAACAGGAAGGCTTACCATGAGTTCCATATTGAAGACAAATTTGAGACAGGTCTTGTATTGACAGGCACGGAGGTAAAATCCCTTCGCGAGGGCAAGGCAAACCTGAAGGACAGTTTCGCAAAAATAAGAGATGGTGAGCTTTTTCTTGTAAATGCCCATATAAGTCCCTACTCATGCGGGAATATATATAATCATGAACCGAAAAGGGAACGGAAGCTCCTTATGCATAAACGGGAACTCTCGAAACTTTTCGGGAAAGTAAAGGAAAGGGGTTTTACGCTCGTACCTTTATCTATGTATTTCAATGACAGAAATATGGTAAAGATGGAGATTGCCCTTGCCAAGGGTAAAACCCTGTATGACAAGAGGGAAAGCATAAAGAGGAAAGACGAAAAAAGGGTTGCTGAAAGGGAACTGAGGTCGAGATGA